The following coding sequences lie in one Anticarsia gemmatalis isolate Benzon Research Colony breed Stoneville strain chromosome 16, ilAntGemm2 primary, whole genome shotgun sequence genomic window:
- the LOC142979607 gene encoding uncharacterized protein LOC142979607, giving the protein MDWDNYHRLKVIHNFMEDLEHEYPSLCTTGNIGKSLEGRDLKILKISNSEASNACVWIDAGIHAREWIAPAVNTYIANHIARNFEGLPDSVRSKDWYFMPVLNPDGYEYSHTTYRMWRKNKAYVKHKMTGVDLNRNFSYGWGGKGSSDEPQHAFFRGPHPFSEPESAAMRDIFLNSGVEFKVYITLHSFGQVIIMPFACSENLAPDYISLLEGATVMSKAIYDTNGNTYKVGISKDVMYPASGTSNDWSHGEVGIPFCYLIELRSRKHKFKLPKEEIAETGAEILSCVIALMEFIDNYKNPKTENLLNKTPSTAESESVDVELTRIKEECINSLSEDLTSTSCVVSEQLEQQISNNSEVQEASKDTEICSFCETENSEPGADNDLNQHEVKTKELDKTENNSSFEDLSSISTENEESQLRELLVTQNSEEEINQYFNRDNNLTNEKDLEFQHKAVKTQEIDKNTEPDDSKSNLDTESEQLKLLMSRSLVINTEEKETERNSFFEIIKSSPVAPLKPKTQVWELKFIEEGQRHFVKSLDALGAINIWKEEHSTMDVMVEGPRAGQVAGMLHERDVPYTIAIPDVNALCEKEQGNVLTKVVAKQTTSGSRTTMDWTCYHRVDTIYAFLDKLAQEFPYLCTVHVIGKTAEGRDMKMLKISNGGETNTGVWIDGTIHAREWISAAVVTYIANDIVRNFQNQPESVITKDWYILPVLNPDGYEYTHTTDRMWRKSRARYGECVGVDLNRNFSYGWAERGEEGSSEDPGSIFYRGPKAFSEPETTAVKNAILKAPIEFKVYLSFHSYGEAIIFPWGYTSEPCPDYVMMLEGGTAMAKAIHASSGHTYKVGSTKDLMYYASGTSSDWTYGVVNIPFSYMIELRGKQHRFLLPKEEIVPTAIESLKAVLRLLQFVDGKCGGSDLSCVCPK; this is encoded by the exons ATGGACTGGGATAATTACCATCGTTTGAAAGTGATACACAACTTCATGGAGGACCTGGAGCATGAGTATCCTTCTCTTTGCACCACGGGAAATATCGGCAAATCTCTCGAGGGACGCGATCTTAAA ATCCTAAAGATATCGAACAGTGAAGCATCGAACGCGTGTGTGTGGATAGACGCGGGCATACACGCGCGGgagtggatcgcgcccgccGTCAACACTTACATCGCCAACCATATCGCAAGGAACTTTGAAGGCTTACCGGACTCCGTTAGAAGCAAAGATTG GTATTTCATGCCAGTTCTAAATCCAGATGGATATGAATACTCGCACACCACGTATCGTATGTGGCGTAAAAATAAAGCTTATGTGAAACACAAAATGACGGGTGTGGACCTTAATAGAAATTTCAG TTACGGTTGGGGCGGCAAAGGCTCATCAGATGAACCACAACACGCGTTCTTTCGCGGACCACATCCGTTTTCTGAACCAGAATCCGCAGCGATGAGG GATATATTTCTTAACTCGGGGGTCGAGTTCAAAGTATACATAACCCTGCACAGTTTTGGACAAGTCATTATAATGCCATTTGCGTGCAGTGAAAATCTAGCCCCAGATTACATATCTCTCCTTGAGGGGGCTACTGTTATGTCCaag GCGATCTATGATACTAACGGCAATACATATAAAGTAGGCATTTCGAAAGACGTCATGTATCCGGCCTCAGGCACCAGTAACGATTGGTCACACGGAGAAGTCGGTATTCCATTCTGTTATCTCATTGAACTCAGAAGTAGAAAACATAAATTCAAATTGCCGAAAGAAGAAATCGCGGAAACTGGAGCCGAAATACTGAGTTGTGTGATTGCGTTGATGGAatttattgataattataaaaatccTAAGACAGAAAATCTTCTCAACAAAACCCCTTCAACAGCAGAAAGTGAGTCTGTGGATGTTGAACTAACTAGAATTAAAGAAGAATGTATAAATTCGTTAAGTGAAGATTTAACAAGTACCTCCTGTGTGGTGTCTGAACAACTGGAACaacaaataagtaataattctGAAGTACAAGAAGCTAGTAAAGACACTGAAATATGTTCATTCTGTGAAACCGAAAACAGTGAGCCTGGGGCAGATAATGATCTTAACCAACATGAAGTGAAGACCAAAGAATTAGATAAAACTGAAAACAACTCAAGCTTTGAAGACTTAAGCAGTATCTCCACAGAGAATGAAGAATCCCAATTACGAGAATTACTAGTAACTCAAAATTCTGAAGAAGAAATCAATCAATACTTTAACCGTGATAATAACTTAACAAATGAAAAAGATTTAGAATTCCAACATAAAGCAGTAAAAACTCAAGAGATTGATAAAAATACAGAACCTGACGACTCAAAAAGTAATTTGGATACGGAATCTGAGCAGTTAAAACTATTAATGAGTCGGAGTTTAGTTATAAACACTGAAGAGAAAGAAACAGAAAGGAACTCGTTTTTCGAAATTATAAAATCTAGTCCTG TGGCACCGCTAAAACCAAAAACCCAAGTATGGGAACTgaaatttattgaagaaggccaGAGGCACTTTGTCAAGTCTCTGGACGCTTTAGGAG CGATTAATATATGGAAGGAAGAGCATAGCACCATGGATGTGATGGTAGAAGGACCTCGGGCCGGGCAAGTCGCCGGCATGTTACATGAAAGAGATGTGCCTTATACGATTGCAATACCCGATGTCAATGCTTTGTGTGAAAAAGAGCAGGGCAATGTCCTCACAAAAGTCGTAGCAAAACAAACCACATCTGGTTCCA GAACCACCATGGATTGGACCTGCTACCACAGAGTAGACACTATCTACGCTTTCTTGGACAAGTTAGCACAAGAGTTCCCATACTTATGTACTGTACATGTTATTGGTAAAACAGCCGAAGGAAGAGACATGAAG ATGTTAAAAATATCCAATGGTGGGGAAACAAATACAGGTGTTTGGATAGACGGCACGATCCACGCTCGCGAGTGGATCAGTGCTGCTGTAGTGACGTACATAGCTAATGACATCGTCAGAAACTTTCAAAATCAACCTGAAAGCGTTATTACTAAAGACTG GTACATTCTTCCAGTACTGAACCCAGATGGTTACGAATACACGCACACAACTGACAGAATGTGGCGAAAGAGTAGAGCGCGATATGGCGAATGTGTTGGTGTCGATCTTAACAGAAACTTCAG CTACGGCTGGGCAGAACGGGGTGAAGAAGGATCATCAGAAGACCCGGGAAGCATATTTTACAGAGGACCAAAGGCTTTCTCTGAACCTGAAACCACGGCAGTAAAG AACGCAATATTAAAGGCACCGATAGAGTTCAAGGTGTATCTGTCATTTCATAGTTACGGCGAGGCGATCATATTCCCCTGGGGCTACACCAGTGAACCATGTCCCGACTACGTCATGATGCTTGAAGGTGGAACGGCTATGGCTAAG GCCATCCACGCATCTAGTGGTCACACGTACAAAGTAGGCAGCACGAAGGACCTCATGTATTACGCCAGCGGCACTAGCAGTGACTGGACCTATGGCGTCGTCAACATACCATTCTCTTACATGATCGAACTTAGAGGGAAACAACACAGATTTCTACTTCCCAAGGAGGAAATAGTTCCCACAGCAATAGAATCCCTCAAAGCAGTTCTAAGACTTCTGCAATTTGTTGATGGTAAATGCGGAGGCTCCGACTTATCTTGTGTCTGTcctaaataa
- the LOC142979422 gene encoding uncharacterized protein LOC142979422: MHLSSEVSSTTNGLGHEAPSSSYGSNALPSQPLTAELLAERTLEGLLADHPGELVKTGSPHVVCTVLPPHWRSNKTLPVAFKVVALGEVGDGTLVTVRAGNDENCSAELRNCTAVMKNQVAKFNDLRFVGRSGRGKSFTLTIMLATSPPQVATYQKAIKVTVDGPREPRSKTRHHGFHPFHFGPRFPPDPLMGSLPFKLSGIAHQLAGLPGGEWGALARHYPPPLLPTPAHFTPHVLPPAHTQPQHVPPPPHETDVSENPITMHAHSTTSPATSRPSSPHDDDDISVTASSSPPPDDRPGAFTSVTRTRKPLQPLPAPSSLFHSALAAQLFLNSPLLPTPPAWLYSQLYGGYDWWLRPPPPQEDSNNSSPEREEESSSASGTGKKRPASPEWTEQGVRTRSKSLITSERRPVDVWRPY; this comes from the exons ATGCATCTGTCGAGTGAAGTGAGTTCGACTACGAACGGACTGGGCCACGAGGCACCGTCGTCGAGCTATGGCAGTAACGCACTGCCGAGTCAGCCGCTGACGGCCGAGCTACTGGCTGAACGGACCTTGGAAGGTTTACTGGCAGATCATCCAGGAGAGCTGGTGAAGACCGGGAGTCCTCACGTG gtGTGTACAGTTCTGCCCCCTCACTGGCGATCAAACAAGACATTACCGGTAGCATTCAAAGTGGTAGCCCTGGGTGAAGTCGGCGACGGTACACTAGTGACGGTGAGAGCGGGCAACGACGAGAACTGTTCCGCAGAGCTCAGGAACTGTACTGCAGTCATGAAGAACCAGGTGGCGAAGTTCAATGACCTTCGATTTGTCGGCAGGAGTGGACGAG GTAAATCGTTCACTCTGACGATAATGCTGGCGACATCTCCTCCTCAAGTGGCGACGTATCAGAAGGCCATCAAGGTGACGGTGGACGGACCGAGGGAGCCAAGGTCGAAGACACGCCACCATGGATTCCACCCCTTTCACTTTGGACCACGGTTCCCGCCTGATCCGCTCATGGGATCGTTACCTTTTAAGTTGTCAG GTATAGCTCATCAGCTGGCCGGTTTACCGGGTGGTGAATGGGGTGCGTTGGCGCGACATTATCCTCCTCCTCTGTTGCCTACACCCGCGCATTTCACACCACACGTACTACCGCCTGCGCATACGCAGCCGCAGCATGTGCCTCCACCACCCCATGAGACTG ATGTGTCAGAGAATCCAATAACGATGCACGCACACAGCACGACAAGTCCCGCTACCTCCCGGCCTAGCTCGCCCCACGACGACGACGATATATCCGTCACAGCGTCAAGTAGTCCACCTCCTGATGACCGCCCCGGAGCGTTCACCTCAGTCACGAGGACAAGGAAACCGCTACAGCCACTGCCAGCACCGTCAAGCTTATTCCACAGTGCTTTAGCCGCACAACTATTTCTTAACTCCCCTTTACTCCCTACTCCGCCTGCGTGGCTGTACTCGCAGCTATACGGCGGCTACGATTGGTGGCTTCGACCGCCACCGCCTCAAGAAGACTCCAACAATTCTAGTCCGGAAAGGGAAGAAGAAAGTTCGTCAGCATCAGGAACTGGCAAAAAGCGGCCCGCCTCGCCGGAGTGGACAGAACAGGGAGTACGAACTCGAAGCAAGTCCCTCATCACGTCAGAAAGACGACCTGTTGACGTTTGGCGTCCCTACTAG